A portion of the Leifsonia sp. EB41 genome contains these proteins:
- a CDS encoding trimeric intracellular cation channel family protein, giving the protein MTSATFTIPLWGDLVAVGVGSLQGAMFASGFRDRRLDLLGIAIIGVATGLGGGLLRDILLNVTPVALQSNWYLPATVVSALLGMLLVRLFRRLDPIITFLDALTIGLFGAIGATKALALGLPEVPAVFVGVVSAVGGSILRDVLLNLPIALMHVGSLYAVAAGAGTIVLVVLVDLKVPFTVAVLVCVIVTLIIRLLAVRFGWSLPEQRELGRLRAPSWMAFGFGRRPSVERTNERTDTGAIPRYRIEDRPADNGGDLRA; this is encoded by the coding sequence GTGACATCCGCGACCTTCACGATCCCCCTCTGGGGCGACCTGGTCGCCGTCGGCGTCGGCAGCCTCCAGGGCGCCATGTTCGCCTCCGGGTTCCGCGACCGGCGGCTCGATCTGCTCGGCATCGCGATCATCGGCGTGGCGACGGGGCTGGGCGGCGGCCTGCTGCGCGACATCCTCCTCAACGTCACGCCGGTGGCGCTGCAGTCCAACTGGTACCTGCCCGCCACGGTCGTCTCGGCACTGCTCGGGATGCTGCTGGTGCGGCTGTTCCGGAGGCTGGACCCGATCATCACCTTCCTGGACGCGCTCACGATCGGGCTGTTCGGCGCGATCGGGGCGACCAAGGCGCTCGCGCTCGGCCTCCCGGAGGTGCCCGCGGTGTTCGTCGGCGTGGTCTCGGCGGTCGGCGGGTCGATCCTGCGCGACGTGCTGCTCAACCTCCCCATCGCGCTGATGCACGTCGGCTCGCTCTACGCGGTCGCCGCCGGGGCCGGCACGATCGTGCTCGTCGTGCTGGTCGACCTGAAGGTGCCCTTCACCGTGGCCGTACTGGTCTGCGTGATCGTGACACTGATCATCCGCCTCCTCGCCGTCCGCTTCGGCTGGAGCCTCCCGGAGCAGCGCGAGCTCGGCCGGCTCCGCGCCCCGAGCTGGATGGCGTTCGGCTTCGGCCGCCGCCCGAGCGTCGAACGGACGAACGAGCGGACCGATACCGGAGCCATTCCGCGGTACCGCATCGAGGATCGGCCCGCGGACAACGGAGGAGATCTGCGCGCGTGA
- the leuA gene encoding 2-isopropylmalate synthase, whose protein sequence is MKNTQAPSAMPIHKYRPFHEQITVDLPDRTWPSKRITQAPRWCAVDLRDGNQALIDPMSPERKRIMFDLLVRLGYKEIEVGFPSASQTDFDFVRSLIEEGAIPDDVTIQVLTQSREHLIKRTYESLVGAKQAIVHLYNSTSILQRDVVFRTDQQGIVDIALAGARLCRQYESLVPGTEIYYEYSPESYTGTELEFAVDICNQVLEVFEPTPDRKVIVNLPATVEMATPNVYADSIEWMSRHLNHRENVILSLHPHNDRGTAVAAAELGYMAGADRIEGCLFGNGERTGNVDLVTLGVNLFTQGIDPQIDFSDIDQIKRTVEHCNQLPVGERSPWGGDLVFTAFSGSHQDAIKKGFEAMAARAEREGVSVDDLVWAVPYLPVDPKDLGRSYEAVIRVNSQSGKGGVAYLLKTDHALDLPRKLQIEFSGVVQAKTDAEGGEVTSAQIWDIFQDEYLPAPVTHPDAKWGRFELGSTSTTNETGEHVTLTVALRDGDTVAKATGEGNGPIAAFFDILNARGINVHLYDYSQHTLSASESAQAAAYVEVDVDGVRLWGVGIDGDTTTASFKAVVSAVNRAVRASAGHTSEKAELVGA, encoded by the coding sequence ATGAAGAACACCCAGGCGCCGAGCGCCATGCCGATCCACAAGTACCGGCCCTTCCACGAGCAGATCACCGTCGACCTGCCCGACCGCACCTGGCCGTCGAAGCGCATCACGCAGGCGCCGCGCTGGTGCGCCGTCGATCTGCGCGACGGCAACCAGGCTCTCATCGACCCGATGAGCCCCGAGCGCAAGCGCATCATGTTCGACCTGCTGGTGCGGCTGGGCTACAAGGAGATCGAGGTCGGCTTCCCGTCGGCCAGCCAGACGGACTTCGACTTCGTGCGCAGCCTCATCGAGGAGGGCGCGATCCCCGATGACGTCACCATCCAGGTGCTGACGCAGTCGCGCGAGCACCTGATCAAGCGCACCTACGAGTCGCTGGTCGGCGCCAAGCAGGCGATCGTCCACCTCTACAACTCCACGAGCATCCTGCAGCGCGACGTCGTCTTCCGCACCGACCAGCAGGGCATCGTCGACATCGCCCTCGCCGGAGCGCGCCTGTGCCGCCAGTACGAGTCGCTGGTCCCCGGCACCGAGATCTACTACGAGTACTCGCCCGAGTCGTACACCGGCACCGAGCTGGAGTTCGCGGTCGACATCTGCAACCAGGTGCTGGAGGTCTTCGAGCCGACGCCGGACCGCAAGGTCATCGTCAACCTGCCCGCCACCGTCGAGATGGCGACGCCGAACGTCTATGCCGACTCCATCGAGTGGATGTCGCGCCACCTGAACCACCGCGAGAACGTCATCCTGTCGCTGCACCCGCACAACGACCGCGGCACCGCCGTAGCCGCGGCGGAGCTCGGCTACATGGCCGGCGCCGACCGCATCGAGGGCTGCCTGTTCGGCAACGGCGAGCGCACCGGCAACGTCGACCTGGTGACGCTGGGCGTCAACCTGTTCACGCAGGGCATCGACCCGCAGATCGACTTCAGCGACATCGACCAGATCAAGCGCACCGTCGAGCACTGCAACCAGCTGCCGGTCGGCGAGCGCAGCCCCTGGGGCGGGGACCTCGTGTTCACCGCGTTCAGCGGCTCGCACCAGGACGCGATCAAGAAGGGCTTCGAAGCGATGGCCGCGCGCGCCGAGCGCGAGGGCGTCTCCGTGGACGACCTGGTGTGGGCCGTCCCGTACCTGCCCGTCGACCCTAAGGACCTGGGCCGCAGCTATGAGGCGGTCATCCGGGTGAACTCGCAGTCCGGCAAGGGCGGCGTCGCCTACCTGCTGAAGACCGACCACGCGCTCGACCTGCCGCGCAAGCTGCAGATCGAGTTCTCCGGCGTCGTGCAGGCCAAGACCGACGCCGAGGGCGGCGAGGTCACGAGCGCCCAGATCTGGGACATCTTCCAGGACGAGTACCTGCCTGCCCCGGTCACGCATCCCGACGCCAAGTGGGGACGGTTCGAGCTGGGCAGCACGAGCACCACGAACGAGACCGGCGAGCATGTCACCCTCACGGTGGCGCTGCGCGACGGCGACACGGTGGCGAAGGCGACCGGCGAGGGCAACGGGCCGATCGCGGCGTTCTTCGACATCCTGAACGCGCGCGGGATCAATGTGCACCTGTACGACTACTCGCAGCACACGCTGTCGGCGAGCGAGTCGGCGCAGGCCGCGGCGTATGTGGAGGTGGATGTGGACGGCGTGCGGTTGTGGGGTGTCGGGATCGACGGCGACACCACGACGGCGTCGTTCAAGGCCGTGGTGTCGGCTGTGAATCGGGCTGTTCGGGCATCCGCCGGCCACACCAGCGAGAAGGCCGAGCTGGTCGGGGCCTGA